The Psychroflexus sp. ALD_RP9 region TTAGATTTATCGAGTTTCATGATTTTTTTTGAGAATTCAGCATCATAAACTAAATTTTGCGCGCCTTTTAAATGTAAATCTTGAAATGCCTCAACAGAACGAACATCTATGAGTTGAACATCTTCAAGTTGATTTAATCGTTGATACTCATCAGGCGTAATAAGCTGAACATCAGTATTTTTTTGACATGATGTCATCTGTAATAGCACAAAGATTAGAATAAAAAAAGGGCGTAATAGTTTCATAATACAATAGTATAAATTTTTAACAAACTTTTAAACTAATCAAGCAAAAAATGATTTTACATTTGTACCAACAATTGTTGTAGTTACATGGATGTTGAAAACCACATTAAAAGTAATCAAACTTTAAAGCTTCACAAAAAGGCTTTAA contains the following coding sequences:
- a CDS encoding rhodanese-like domain-containing protein is translated as MKLLRPFFILIFVLLQMTSCQKNTDVQLITPDEYQRLNQLEDVQLIDVRSVEAFQDLHLKGAQNLVYDAEFSKKIMKLDKSKPVAVYCKTGGLSKKCVEILKDSGFVKIFDLKGGLSKWKHSGISIDSIIKPELKR